Below is a window of Halomicrobium mukohataei DSM 12286 DNA.
CCGGCCAGGACGGCCAGGACGGCACTGACGTTGAACAGCAACAGGAACGGGATCAGTGCGTACCGCAGTACCGGATTCATCTCGCGGTAGAAGTACTTCGAGAGCATCCAGACCGGCACGCGCTCCGTGGGTGTGACCGCCTGGACGTCCTTGAGCCAGTTGTACTTCCCCCGGTTCGAGAGCTGGCCGGCCCGGCTCGTCACGAGCGTGTTGTAGTAGTAGCCAAGCGGCGTCACGTGTGGGTCGCCCCAGTTGTCGATGTGGTTGTTCGGATCCTGCTGGTGGCCGTGTTCGAAGTGGATCGCGTGGTCGCCGACCGTGCGCGTGACAGATTGTGACTGGACGAGGTCGACGTTGTACTCGGCGAAGCGATCGACATAGGCGTCGTAGGCGGCGAGTTCGTGGTCGTGGTTGCCGGGGACGAGCGTGATGGGGATCTGTTCGCCGGTCGCGCGCAGTTGCGCGAACAGCTCCGGGTAGGTCGATTCGAGCACGTCGAACTTCGCCATCCCCTCGACGGTGGTGAACTCCCAGAGACCGAACGCGTCGCCGTTGATGACCAGCGCGGCGTTCTCTTCGGTCCGTTCCAGCCGTTGCAGGAAGGCGAGCAGTTCGTCGAGAAAGTCGATCTCCTCCAGTTGCTCGTCGCCGCCGATGTGGAGGTCGCTGATCACGTAGTAGACGCGGTCGTCGTCGCCGGCCATTGCACCATGGTGACGGGGCCACCGCAAAAGGCGTTGCTCTCGGTGGATGTGACCGCCGGCTGTTCGGCTGTCGTAGGTCACGCCGAGATGGGTCGTTTCGGAGCAGTGACAGTCGGCGGTGTCAGTGTCGACCCGTCCTGGTCACGTCGATGCCGACACCGGATTCTCGAACCGAGACGCTGACGCTGGTTCCGAAGTACTCGAACTGGAGTTGGCTCCCTTCCTCGGCAGTGGTCACGAAGTCGTCGATCGCTTCCGGATCGAGCGCGTCGTAGAGCGGTGGGAGGTCGGTTCGGGGCACGTCCCGCGTGTGTGCGACAGTCTTGATGATCCGATCGCTCGGTGTCAGCGGCTCGCCGTCCGTCTGTAGCATTGTTCTCGTCGTGAGGGTACACGGCAGAGCGTGAAAAGTGACGTTCATTCTGATAGTGCAGGCATC
It encodes the following:
- a CDS encoding metallophosphoesterase, which codes for MAGDDDRVYYVISDLHIGGDEQLEEIDFLDELLAFLQRLERTEENAALVINGDAFGLWEFTTVEGMAKFDVLESTYPELFAQLRATGEQIPITLVPGNHDHELAAYDAYVDRFAEYNVDLVQSQSVTRTVGDHAIHFEHGHQQDPNNHIDNWGDPHVTPLGYYYNTLVTSRAGQLSNRGKYNWLKDVQAVTPTERVPVWMLSKYFYREMNPVLRYALIPFLLLFNVSAVLAVLAGLDLLNIWSLPVDATTAFLGQFGTIGTAVWFLLAINTAVAGVLLLVAIPLSLLRRDIRKTIDRFGVFETGLTVDAEAPYAAAARTVFDEQPATTIFCYGHTHRPSVQSVDGGLVVNTGTWLKRLHRRDGVIGLLPPVFYPSYQLCAVRIAPTEDGVAVEYEQIEKPTPSPEELTLTERLLTLGRTPNVELPDRTVVAGDDAEPSAE
- a CDS encoding HalOD1 output domain-containing protein, which codes for MLQTDGEPLTPSDRIIKTVAHTRDVPRTDLPPLYDALDPEAIDDFVTTAEEGSQLQFEYFGTSVSVSVRESGVGIDVTRTGRH